The following are from one region of the Lytechinus pictus isolate F3 Inbred chromosome 4, Lp3.0, whole genome shotgun sequence genome:
- the LOC129258490 gene encoding ketosamine-3-kinase-like: MLEEALHDLTGLKTLEEIPTLMTLGQGFISECRSFQSEKGQFFAKMNKKSRARTMFEGEKAGLNAILATGLVRCPRPIEIYDLKDGPGSIFVMEYMELRDLDRYAATLGEAIARLHLHNSRLKMKEEKHEGRIGGVPVSRPTNMQDVNGEDVEEETQRSVSQFGFHTTTCGGYQPLDNTWSDNWMNFYVRQRLKPKVDNIERKYGDRTLMELWPRLLAVIPRLYRGSDNIVPALLHGDLHGGNVAETTTGPVTYDPACLYGHHELDLAETRDFVDFNQDFYPAYYRLVPKAEGFDEREKLYKIFHYLNNWSHFGPKYKDKVTTLIGELVEK; the protein is encoded by the exons ATGCTGGAAGAGGCGCTTCACGATCTGACGGGGTTAAAGACCTTGGAGGAGATCCCCACACTCATGACACTTGGACAAGGATTCATCAGTGAATGTAGGAGTTTCCAGAGTGAGAAGGGACAATTCTTTGCCAAGATGAACAAGAAAAGTCGG GCAAGGACAATGTTTGAAGGTGAAAAGGCAGGCTTGAACGCCATATTAGCCACTGGACTGGTCCGCTGCCCGAGACCTATCGAGATCTACGACCTCAAGGATGGTCCAGGATCTATCTTCGTCATGGAATATATGGAATTGAGAGATCTTGATCGGTATGCTGCCACGTTGGGTGAAGCTATCGCAAG GTTACATCTCCACAACAGTCGTCTGAAGATGAAAGAGGAAAAGCACGAAGGCAGGATCGGTGGGGTCCCAGTTTCGCGTCCTACAAACATGCAGGATGTAAATGGGGAAGATGTTGAGGAGGAAACCCAACGATCTGTCTCTCAGTTTGGATTCCACACCACAACCTGCGGAGGATATCAACCTTTAGATAACACATGGTCGGATAATTGGATG AATTTCTACGTCCGCCAAAGACTAAAGCCTAAAGTAGACAACATTGAACGAAAGTATGGGGACCGCACACTCATGGAACTGTGGCCGCGTCTTTTAGcggttataccgaggttgtaCCGCGGTAGTGACAACATCGTCCCTGCCTTACTTCATGGTGACCTCCACGGGGGAAACGTCGCAGAGACAACGACGGGGCCAG TGACATACGATCCCGCTTGTTTATACGGGCATCACGAGTTGGACCTTGCAGAGACGCGAGACTTTGTCGACTTCAACCAAGATTTCTACCCAGCCTATTACCGACTGGTTCCCAAAGCAGAGGGTTTCGACGAGAGGGAAAAACTCTATAAAATATTCCATTATCTCAACAACTG GAGTCACTTTGGACCCAAGTATAAAGACAAAGTAACAACGCTCATCGGTGAGCTAGTGGAAAAGTGA
- the LOC129259089 gene encoding lambda-crystallin homolog, translated as MENQKIGIVGSGLIGRSWAMIFASAGYNVTIFDIEPSQVSNALKLIKEQLEELTASGMLRGTLSAEAQYALIKGSNSMEEALSGASFVQECVFENLEVKQKVFSEMEQHVGDDTILSSSSSCIMPSKFTENLKRRNQCIISHPINPPYYAPLVEIIPAPWTDQSVIDRTRTIMETVGQVPVTLKKEVPGFAVNRIQYAIIAEVWRLVEGGVLSADDVDKVMSAGLGLRYAFLGPLEVMQLNAEGMQSYMDRYTKGLHDVLGDFGPTPTFTGKGLEQIVKEMNAKIPLDKLEEHRKARDTKLAALAKLKKDLEREGK; from the exons ATGGAAAATCAGAAAATTGGCATCGTGGGAAG TGGATTGATAGGGCGGAGCTGGGCGATGATCTTTGCCAGTGCTGGATATAATGTCACAATATTTGATATAGAGCCCTCTCAG GTGAGCAATGCCCTGAAGTTGATCAAGGAACAGCTTGAGGAGTTGACTGCATCAGGGATGTTGAGAGGTACACTGTCTGCCGAGGCCCAATATGCGCTCATTAAAGGAAGTAATAGCATGGAGGAAGCTTTATCAGGAGCTTCATTTGTACAG GAATGTGTCTTTGAGAATCTTGAAGTGAAGCAGAAGGTGTTCAGTGAGATGGAGCAACATGTCGGGGATGACACCATATTGAGTAGCTCGTCATCTTGCATCATGCCATCCAAATTCACAGAGAATCTTAAACGTCGCAATCAGTGTATCATCTCGCATCCT ATTAATCCACCGTACTATGCACCCTTGGTAGAAATCATCCCTGCCCCCTGGACTGACCAGTCCGTGATTGATAGGACTAGGACCATCATGGAAACCGTTGGCCAGGTACCAGTCACTCTGAAGAAAGAGGTCCCAGGATTTGCCGTCAATAGGATCCAGTATGCTATTATTGCTGAGGTGTGGAGGCTTGTTGAG GGAGGTGTGCTTTCAGCTGATGATGTAGATAAAGTAATGTCTGCTGGTCTAGGTTTAAGATATGCATTCCTTGGTCCATTAGAAGTCATGCAACTGAATGCAGAGG gcatgcAGAGTTACATGGACAGATACACTAAGGGCTTGCACGATGTTCTCGGTGACTTCGGCCCCACCCCAACTTTCACTGGGAAGGGCCTGGAACAAATCGTGAAGGAAATGAATGCCAAGATTCCACTCGATAAACTGGAAGAGCACCGCAAAGCTAGAGATACCAAACTTGCCGCCCTTGCTAAGCTGAAGAAGGACTtggaaagagaaggaaaatga